From Paraburkholderia flava, a single genomic window includes:
- a CDS encoding helix-turn-helix domain-containing protein — MSDQSSRIMALRDVASQINSDGDLDTVLRDLIRAACRHGSWDLGSIMTVDAAHGYAFVMARYETTLLPRSLEDRWELATSPALVALQRSEPVYIRDARESVEFPGYRREAHERGYRTVLVLPMASADSEGRPMVLAVAARKVADVSAEDLSFMALIVHLGAIAIERAHRQRAQAAAAEQLRRALVSQGSLLNEVLAGGTIESLAQMLSDLLTAPVLILDFFGNRLVGSASPFPAKHDDAAWQRMLEGAPGRQILLDVRDAVAHRRFGTLSLRIGDKLSLDARIEPVMVDDEAVGALLIFGELNAGDLQQLTIDSARFALSVQLMRSVIRFRFETRTLTELFFEIVERRWRDEQDVLNRAHRLGLPLASPMRMLVIDFPDRPDQSADLSAESHRTVTLLAAQQDVAAHIVTVGGGLVCLMPQDNARDQKNDKSGSERIGKLAQRIAETLGRSFGRQPIVVAGETCAGLDALAKEWERCWRMIRIARTFGRSGAMGVPDLGPLPMLIGAADSADVRSFIDGAIGEVVEYDRKHASAYLDTLAAYVRSGCRNQPCADAMGLHVTTLRYRLTRIADLFGIEVETPEQRFAIELALKLHSLIESSAPAVPH, encoded by the coding sequence ATGTCAGATCAATCGTCGCGGATAATGGCGCTTCGCGATGTCGCCAGTCAGATCAATTCCGACGGCGACCTCGATACCGTGTTGCGGGACCTGATCCGCGCCGCGTGTCGGCACGGCTCATGGGATCTCGGGTCGATCATGACCGTCGATGCGGCGCACGGCTACGCGTTCGTGATGGCGCGCTACGAGACCACGTTGCTACCCCGTTCGCTCGAAGACCGCTGGGAACTCGCGACGAGTCCCGCGCTCGTCGCACTCCAGCGCAGCGAGCCGGTCTACATCCGCGACGCGCGCGAATCCGTCGAATTCCCCGGCTATCGCCGCGAAGCACACGAGCGCGGTTATCGCACGGTGCTCGTGCTGCCGATGGCAAGTGCCGACAGCGAAGGCCGGCCGATGGTGCTGGCCGTCGCCGCGCGCAAGGTCGCGGACGTCAGCGCCGAAGACCTGTCGTTCATGGCGTTGATCGTGCACCTTGGCGCGATCGCGATCGAGCGCGCGCATCGTCAGCGCGCGCAGGCCGCAGCCGCCGAGCAGTTGCGCCGCGCGCTCGTGTCGCAAGGCTCGCTGCTGAACGAAGTGCTCGCGGGCGGCACGATCGAATCGCTCGCGCAGATGCTCAGCGATCTGCTGACCGCGCCGGTGCTGATCCTCGATTTCTTCGGCAACCGGCTGGTCGGTTCGGCGTCGCCGTTCCCCGCGAAGCATGACGACGCAGCGTGGCAGCGGATGCTCGAAGGCGCGCCGGGCCGGCAGATCCTGCTCGACGTACGCGACGCAGTCGCGCATCGCCGCTTCGGCACGCTCTCTCTACGTATCGGCGACAAACTCTCGCTCGACGCACGCATCGAACCGGTGATGGTCGACGACGAAGCCGTCGGCGCGCTGCTGATCTTCGGCGAACTGAATGCCGGCGACCTGCAGCAGCTGACCATCGACAGCGCACGCTTCGCGCTCAGCGTGCAATTGATGCGCAGCGTCATCCGCTTCCGTTTCGAAACCCGCACGCTGACCGAACTGTTCTTCGAGATCGTCGAGCGTCGCTGGCGCGACGAACAGGATGTGCTCAACCGCGCGCATCGGCTCGGCCTGCCGCTTGCGTCGCCGATGCGGATGCTCGTGATCGATTTCCCCGATCGGCCGGATCAATCGGCGGATCTTTCGGCGGAAAGCCATCGCACGGTCACGCTGCTCGCCGCGCAGCAGGATGTTGCGGCGCACATCGTCACTGTCGGCGGCGGCCTCGTGTGCCTCATGCCGCAGGACAACGCACGCGACCAAAAGAACGACAAAAGCGGCAGCGAACGCATCGGCAAACTCGCACAACGCATCGCCGAAACGCTAGGCCGTTCGTTCGGCCGCCAGCCGATCGTCGTCGCGGGCGAAACCTGCGCGGGCCTCGACGCACTCGCAAAAGAATGGGAACGCTGCTGGCGAATGATCCGCATCGCGCGGACCTTCGGCCGCAGCGGCGCGATGGGCGTGCCCGATCTGGGCCCGCTACCGATGCTGATCGGAGCGGCCGATTCCGCCGACGTGCGCAGCTTCATCGATGGTGCGATCGGCGAAGTGGTCGAGTACGACCGCAAGCACGCGTCCGCGTACCTCGACACGCTCGCCGCATACGTGCGCTCGGGCTGCCGCAACCAGCCGTGCGCGGATGCGATGGGTCTGCACGTGACCACACTGCGTTACCGGCTTACGCGCATCGCGGACCTCTTCGGCATCGAAGTCGAAACGCCGGAGCAGCGCTTCGCAATCGAGCTCGCACTGAAGCTGCACAGCCTGATCGAAAGCAGCGCGCCTGCGGTTCCGCACTGA
- a CDS encoding flavin reductase, translating to MQVEVAEVAEKPVVIDPAALRGAFGTFVTGVTVITTRDDEGRPRGMTANSFTSVSLDPPLLLVCVGKSASSATAFQTAGHFAVNLLRAEQTDVSGLFASKSADKFATVDHDTVHTGAPVLTDCLTWFDCTVHDRVDAGDHTILIGRVQAFGTSPSAPLGFCRGRYAQVKDPLPPGWLASHAMTAGYLIEAEGAVLLAKDGKGGWVLPSASRRLANGRLPVPGGGELELLPDDTFLYSVFDVDGNDAGYLIYRARLAQSRAACALPDCFQFFALDQIPYDDIATVEIRSMLRRYVRESANGRFGIYVDSHDGGRVAMVSTVQPWVQHPQP from the coding sequence ATGCAAGTCGAAGTCGCAGAAGTCGCAGAGAAGCCGGTCGTCATCGATCCGGCCGCATTGCGCGGGGCGTTCGGCACATTCGTTACCGGCGTGACGGTGATCACTACGCGCGACGACGAAGGCCGGCCGCGCGGGATGACCGCGAACTCGTTCACGTCGGTGTCGCTCGATCCGCCGTTGCTGCTCGTGTGCGTCGGCAAGAGCGCATCGAGCGCGACCGCGTTCCAGACCGCCGGTCACTTCGCGGTGAATCTGCTGCGTGCCGAGCAGACCGATGTGTCGGGTCTGTTCGCATCCAAATCCGCCGACAAATTCGCCACCGTCGATCACGACACCGTGCACACCGGCGCGCCGGTGCTGACCGATTGCCTCACGTGGTTCGACTGCACCGTACACGACCGCGTCGATGCCGGCGATCACACGATCCTGATCGGCCGCGTGCAGGCGTTCGGCACTAGTCCTTCCGCGCCGCTAGGTTTTTGTCGCGGCCGCTATGCACAGGTGAAGGACCCGCTGCCGCCGGGCTGGCTCGCATCGCACGCGATGACCGCCGGTTATCTGATCGAAGCCGAAGGCGCGGTGCTGCTCGCGAAAGACGGCAAGGGCGGCTGGGTGCTGCCGAGCGCATCGCGGCGTCTCGCGAACGGCAGGCTGCCGGTGCCGGGCGGCGGTGAACTCGAACTGCTGCCCGACGACACGTTCCTCTATTCGGTGTTCGACGTCGACGGTAACGACGCCGGTTATCTGATCTACCGCGCGCGTCTCGCGCAATCGCGGGCTGCGTGCGCGCTGCCCGACTGCTTCCAGTTTTTCGCACTGGACCAGATCCCCTACGACGACATCGCAACCGTCGAGATCCGCTCGATGCTGCGGCGCTACGTGCGCGAAAGCGCGAACGGCCGCTTCGGCATCTACGTGGATTCGCACGACGGCGGCCGCGTCGCGATGGTGAGCACGGTCCAGCCGTGGGTCCAGCATCCGCAACCTTGA
- a CDS encoding aldehyde dehydrogenase, whose product MKTTVETLQGSRQQLFIDGRFVAPHSDQYVPSYDPTTAEAWYQFAQADADDVDAAVRSAQAALKNPAWQRLTQTDRGKLVRKLGDLVLAHADELALIECRDNGKLLKEMRAQMRAIPDSYLYFAGMADKLQGDTIPVNKLDTLNFNLREPIGVVGMIIPWNSPLMMLTGTLAPCLAIGNTIVVKPSEHAAASTLALAELAIEAGIPPGVFNVVTGDGATTGDALTRHPGIAKFVFTGSTGTGRKIAGNAAENLVPCQMELGGKSPHVVFSDVDVERAVNGVVSGIFAAAGQSCVAGSRCFVEAPMVDRFVEALVERTRRVKVGHPMEEDTDIGPLALAAQLDKVQHYVASGVQEGARIAAGGRQPQNPALAKGWYYEPTVMTEARNSMRFMRDEIFGPVVGVVPFNTEDELIALANDTEYGLAAGVWTQNIDRALRFARNVDAGTVWINTYRSAAYMSANGGMKHSGYGRRGGFEVMREFSRLKNVVIDYSGAMQDPFVIRLR is encoded by the coding sequence ATGAAGACAACCGTTGAAACCCTGCAGGGATCGCGTCAGCAGCTTTTTATCGATGGGCGCTTCGTCGCGCCGCATAGCGATCAGTATGTGCCGAGCTACGACCCGACGACTGCGGAAGCGTGGTACCAGTTCGCGCAGGCGGACGCCGACGACGTCGATGCCGCCGTGCGTTCCGCGCAAGCCGCGCTGAAGAATCCCGCGTGGCAACGCCTCACGCAGACCGATCGCGGCAAGCTGGTGCGCAAGCTCGGCGACCTCGTGCTCGCGCATGCGGACGAACTCGCGCTGATCGAGTGTCGCGACAACGGCAAGCTGCTGAAGGAAATGCGCGCGCAGATGCGGGCGATTCCCGATTCGTACCTGTACTTCGCCGGCATGGCCGACAAGCTGCAGGGCGACACGATTCCGGTCAACAAGCTCGACACGCTGAACTTCAATCTGCGCGAACCGATCGGCGTGGTCGGGATGATCATCCCGTGGAATTCGCCGCTGATGATGCTGACCGGCACGCTCGCGCCGTGTCTTGCGATCGGCAACACGATCGTCGTGAAACCGTCCGAGCACGCGGCCGCATCGACGCTCGCGCTCGCCGAACTCGCGATCGAGGCGGGCATTCCGCCTGGCGTGTTCAACGTCGTGACCGGCGACGGTGCGACGACCGGCGATGCGCTGACGCGTCATCCGGGCATCGCGAAGTTCGTCTTCACCGGCAGCACCGGCACCGGCCGCAAGATCGCGGGCAACGCCGCAGAGAACCTCGTGCCGTGCCAGATGGAACTCGGCGGCAAGTCGCCGCACGTGGTGTTCTCCGATGTCGACGTCGAGCGCGCGGTGAATGGTGTCGTGTCTGGCATCTTCGCGGCGGCGGGGCAGAGCTGCGTCGCGGGCTCGCGCTGCTTCGTCGAGGCACCGATGGTCGATCGTTTCGTCGAGGCGCTGGTCGAGCGCACGCGACGCGTGAAGGTCGGTCATCCGATGGAGGAAGACACCGACATCGGGCCGCTCGCGCTTGCCGCGCAACTCGACAAGGTGCAGCACTACGTCGCATCCGGTGTGCAGGAAGGCGCGCGCATCGCAGCCGGCGGACGTCAGCCGCAAAACCCCGCGCTCGCGAAAGGCTGGTACTACGAGCCGACCGTGATGACCGAAGCGCGCAACAGCATGCGCTTCATGCGCGACGAAATTTTTGGGCCGGTGGTCGGCGTGGTGCCGTTCAACACTGAAGACGAACTGATCGCGCTCGCGAACGACACCGAGTACGGCCTCGCCGCCGGCGTCTGGACGCAGAACATCGATCGCGCGCTGCGTTTCGCGCGCAACGTCGATGCGGGCACCGTGTGGATCAACACGTATCGGTCGGCCGCGTACATGTCGGCGAACGGCGGGATGAAGCACAGCGGCTATGGCCGTCGCGGCGGCTTCGAAGTGATGCGCGAGTTCTCGCGTCTGAAGAACGTCGTGATCGATTACTCGGGTGCGATGCAGGACCCGTTCGTTATCCGTCTGCGCTGA
- a CDS encoding LLM class flavin-dependent oxidoreductase — protein sequence MKFAVSLSMERFSPTDSMSDVTANMLKLARVADEGGFETLWTAEHHTIECTISPNPFTVLTWLAQHTERIRLGTATLVAPYWSPIRLAGEAAMCDHLTGGRLEFGIARGAYQYEFDRMAGGMPQQEGVAYMKEIVPAVKKLWEGDYEHDGHYWKFPLATSVPKPLQQPHPPIWVATRDPASFDWAVGIGANILSTPLSAPPAEVAVLGDKFRKAVADHPEHPRPRFMMQRRTCVYDRPDDWEVAVRHSVDYGRTFENLMQNIGAVTNGFPEAVPYETVANRANYDPQSIRDNLMFGTPDEVIEKLAIYEAQGVDQYCLGLSFNLPFELQMKTLRLFIDEVMPHFAERTRESRVATAGY from the coding sequence ATGAAATTCGCAGTCTCGCTCAGCATGGAGCGTTTTTCGCCGACCGATTCGATGTCCGACGTGACCGCCAACATGCTGAAGCTCGCGCGCGTCGCCGACGAAGGCGGCTTCGAAACGTTGTGGACCGCCGAGCATCACACGATCGAATGCACGATCTCGCCGAATCCGTTCACCGTGCTCACGTGGCTCGCGCAGCACACGGAGCGCATCCGGCTCGGCACCGCGACGCTGGTCGCGCCGTACTGGTCGCCGATCCGTCTCGCCGGCGAAGCGGCGATGTGCGATCACCTGACCGGCGGCCGGCTCGAATTCGGCATCGCGCGCGGCGCGTATCAGTACGAGTTCGACCGGATGGCGGGCGGCATGCCTCAGCAGGAAGGCGTCGCGTACATGAAGGAGATCGTGCCCGCGGTGAAGAAGCTGTGGGAAGGCGACTACGAGCACGACGGACACTACTGGAAATTTCCGCTCGCGACATCGGTGCCGAAGCCGCTGCAACAGCCGCATCCACCGATCTGGGTCGCGACGCGCGATCCGGCGAGCTTCGACTGGGCCGTCGGCATCGGCGCGAACATCCTGTCGACGCCGCTGTCCGCACCGCCCGCCGAGGTCGCGGTGCTCGGCGACAAGTTTCGCAAGGCGGTGGCCGATCATCCGGAGCATCCACGGCCACGCTTCATGATGCAGCGCCGGACCTGCGTGTACGACCGTCCGGACGACTGGGAGGTCGCGGTGCGGCACAGCGTCGATTACGGGCGCACGTTCGAGAACCTGATGCAGAACATCGGCGCGGTGACGAACGGCTTTCCCGAAGCGGTGCCGTACGAGACCGTCGCGAATCGTGCGAACTACGATCCGCAGAGCATCCGCGACAATCTGATGTTCGGCACGCCGGACGAAGTGATCGAGAAGCTCGCGATCTACGAGGCGCAGGGCGTCGATCAGTATTGCCTCGGGTTGTCGTTCAACCTGCCGTTCGAATTGCAGATGAAGACGCTGCGGCTTTTTATCGACGAGGTGATGCCGCATTTTGCTGAGCGCACGCGCGAGTCACGTGTTGCTACGGCCGGGTACTGA
- a CDS encoding alpha/beta fold hydrolase, with the protein MEPDAFSIEPHDDCRVLNVRGVELNYRLQGTGSLPLVCVHGVGSYLEAWDGVAARLGDACRILTFDLRGHGRSSKVRGRYEIDDFVGDVLALAAHAGFERFALAGFSLGGLIAQRLALTRPDALTHLVLLATVAGRTPDERERVAARLAALQAGDRGAHYDASLSRWLTEAFQERHPELVAQLRKRNAENDPDCYASAYRVLAQTDFGGLIDRIGVPTLIATGADDTGSNPRMAHFMHQCIPHSQLEILPGLRHSILVEAPDQVATLMRRFLIDAPQEARR; encoded by the coding sequence ATGGAGCCCGACGCTTTCTCCATCGAGCCGCACGACGACTGCCGTGTGCTGAACGTGCGCGGTGTCGAACTGAACTATCGGCTGCAGGGCACCGGATCGCTGCCGCTGGTGTGCGTGCACGGCGTCGGTTCGTATCTCGAGGCATGGGACGGCGTCGCAGCGCGGCTCGGCGACGCGTGCCGGATTCTCACGTTCGATCTGCGCGGTCACGGGCGGTCGTCGAAGGTGAGAGGACGCTATGAGATCGACGATTTTGTCGGCGACGTGCTTGCGCTGGCCGCACATGCGGGCTTCGAACGGTTCGCGCTCGCGGGCTTTTCGCTTGGTGGACTGATTGCGCAGCGGCTCGCGCTCACGCGTCCCGATGCGTTGACGCACCTTGTGCTGCTTGCGACCGTCGCGGGACGCACGCCGGACGAACGCGAGCGCGTTGCCGCGCGGCTCGCTGCATTGCAGGCCGGCGATCGCGGCGCGCATTACGACGCGTCGCTGTCGCGCTGGCTTACCGAGGCGTTTCAGGAACGTCATCCGGAACTCGTCGCGCAGCTGCGCAAGCGCAACGCGGAGAACGACCCGGATTGTTACGCGTCCGCGTATCGGGTGCTCGCGCAAACCGACTTCGGCGGATTGATCGACCGGATCGGCGTGCCGACGCTGATCGCCACCGGCGCCGACGACACTGGCTCGAACCCGCGCATGGCGCACTTCATGCACCAGTGCATTCCGCACTCGCAGCTCGAAATCCTGCCGGGTCTGCGGCACTCGATCCTCGTCGAAGCGCCCGACCAGGTAGCCACCCTGATGCGGCGCTTCCTGATTGACGCACCACAGGAGGCGCGGCGATGA
- a CDS encoding NIPSNAP family protein, whose translation MIVEERIYRIRNGCMNRYLQLVRDEGLAIQQPILGHLLGYFTTDIGPLSQVTHLWAYADLADRAQRRRQLAQDALWQGFLPRLSENIEQAENRILVPTDFSPLRQLPRSADSYQETGP comes from the coding sequence ATGATCGTCGAGGAGCGGATCTATCGCATCAGGAACGGTTGCATGAACCGCTACCTGCAGCTCGTGCGCGACGAAGGTCTCGCGATCCAGCAGCCGATCCTCGGCCATCTGCTCGGCTATTTCACGACCGATATCGGCCCACTCAGTCAGGTTACGCATCTGTGGGCGTATGCCGATCTCGCGGATCGCGCGCAGCGCCGCCGTCAGCTTGCACAGGATGCGCTCTGGCAGGGTTTTCTGCCGCGACTGTCGGAGAACATCGAACAGGCCGAAAACCGCATCCTGGTGCCGACCGATTTTTCGCCGCTGCGCCAGCTGCCGCGTTCCGCCGATTCATATCAGGAGACAGGTCCATGA
- a CDS encoding quaternary amine ABC transporter ATP-binding protein — protein MTERLKIEHVYKVFAARPTDALSMLRAGKTKSDVLEKLGQVVGLDDVSLDVPSGAMYMIMGLSGSGKSTLARCINRLNEPSAGRILLDGEDICALDEDALRDVRRKRISMVFQHFALLPNRRVIENVEFGLKLRGMTAAQRRQRAEEVLNVVGLARWAYHMPHELSGGMRQRVGLARALATDADVLIMDEAFSALDPLIRTEMQDELLRLQRTLNKTILFITHDFQEALKLGTRIAIMSEGRLVREGTPQSIVLEPGSDYVAAFTREVDRARLFDAGSVMTSLVEILRGPDRIVMGDASGAPGPAFVVDGDAQVIGTLSAAQLEAARGGAALPQPLPAGGFTCVRSDMRLVDVAGRCGADGPIGVVDDAGRLVGRLEMGQMLARIGAAAAADTNGGRHV, from the coding sequence ATGACCGAACGCTTGAAGATCGAACACGTGTACAAGGTATTCGCCGCGCGTCCCACCGACGCGCTGTCGATGCTGCGCGCAGGCAAAACCAAGAGCGACGTGCTGGAGAAGCTCGGCCAGGTGGTCGGCCTCGACGACGTGTCGCTCGACGTGCCGTCGGGTGCGATGTACATGATCATGGGACTGTCGGGCTCGGGCAAGTCGACGCTCGCGCGCTGCATCAACCGGCTCAACGAGCCGAGCGCGGGCCGCATCCTGCTCGACGGCGAAGACATCTGCGCGCTCGATGAAGACGCGCTGCGCGACGTGCGCCGCAAACGCATCTCGATGGTGTTCCAGCATTTCGCGCTGCTGCCCAATCGACGTGTGATCGAGAACGTCGAGTTCGGTCTGAAGCTGCGCGGCATGACGGCTGCGCAGCGCCGTCAACGCGCGGAGGAAGTGCTGAACGTCGTGGGCCTCGCGCGCTGGGCGTATCACATGCCGCACGAGCTGAGCGGCGGGATGCGTCAACGTGTCGGCCTCGCGCGCGCACTCGCCACCGACGCCGACGTGCTGATCATGGACGAGGCATTCAGCGCGCTCGATCCGCTGATCCGCACCGAGATGCAAGACGAACTGCTGCGGCTGCAGCGCACGCTCAACAAAACCATTCTGTTCATCACGCACGACTTCCAGGAAGCGCTGAAGCTCGGCACGCGCATCGCGATCATGTCGGAAGGCAGGCTCGTGCGCGAAGGTACGCCGCAGTCCATCGTGCTCGAACCCGGCAGCGATTACGTCGCCGCGTTCACGCGCGAAGTGGATCGCGCACGGCTCTTCGATGCGGGTTCCGTGATGACGTCGCTGGTCGAGATTCTGCGCGGTCCGGATCGCATCGTGATGGGTGATGCGTCGGGGGCGCCGGGGCCGGCATTCGTCGTCGACGGCGATGCGCAGGTGATCGGTACGCTGAGTGCCGCACAACTCGAAGCGGCACGCGGCGGCGCGGCGCTGCCGCAGCCGCTGCCGGCCGGTGGTTTTACCTGCGTGCGTTCGGACATGCGGCTCGTCGACGTTGCGGGACGCTGCGGTGCCGACGGTCCGATCGGTGTCGTCGACGATGCGGGGCGGCTGGTCGGCCGGCTGGAGATGGGGCAGATGCTCGCGCGCATTGGAGCGGCTGCGGCAGCGGATACGAACGGAGGACGCCATGTTTAA
- a CDS encoding ABC transporter permease, whose amino-acid sequence MFKADDLAVLPIAQWIQVGVQWIALHLRPLFLVIKWPVERLLGFNDSMLHALPFPLMVLLVFVIAWRLASLGIGVFSALGLVAIAALGVWSDAITTLSLIATAIVFCAVIGIPVGICCARSDRVWRIVRPILDIMQTTPTFVYLVPVVMLFGVGTVPGEVAVVITAMPPLIRFTQLGIRMVDHEIVEAGLAFGADRRQLLWEVQLPLAIPTILGGLNQTVLTAMVMSVVVAMIGAEGLGLVVLQGLGRLDVGQAAVGGIAIVLLAMMLDRITQKLAQPRPGTRSTLLSTIARLFVGGRGTPGAAHPHDPKEAV is encoded by the coding sequence ATGTTTAAAGCCGACGATCTTGCGGTATTGCCGATCGCCCAGTGGATTCAGGTGGGCGTGCAGTGGATCGCGCTGCATCTGCGGCCGCTGTTTCTGGTCATCAAATGGCCGGTCGAACGGTTGCTCGGTTTCAACGACAGCATGCTGCACGCGCTGCCGTTTCCGCTGATGGTGCTGCTTGTATTCGTGATCGCGTGGCGGCTCGCAAGTCTCGGCATCGGCGTGTTCAGCGCGCTCGGGCTCGTGGCGATCGCGGCGCTCGGCGTGTGGTCCGATGCAATCACGACGCTGTCGCTGATCGCGACCGCGATCGTGTTCTGCGCGGTGATCGGTATTCCGGTCGGCATCTGCTGTGCGCGCAGCGATCGCGTGTGGCGCATCGTGCGACCGATTCTCGACATCATGCAGACCACGCCGACGTTCGTGTACCTGGTGCCCGTCGTGATGCTGTTCGGCGTCGGTACGGTGCCGGGCGAAGTCGCGGTGGTGATCACCGCGATGCCGCCGCTGATCCGCTTCACGCAGCTCGGCATCCGGATGGTCGATCACGAAATCGTCGAGGCGGGTCTCGCGTTCGGCGCGGACCGTCGACAGTTGCTGTGGGAAGTGCAGTTGCCGCTCGCGATTCCGACGATTCTCGGCGGCCTGAACCAGACGGTGCTGACTGCGATGGTGATGTCAGTGGTGGTCGCGATGATCGGCGCGGAAGGGCTCGGGCTTGTCGTGCTGCAGGGGCTCGGACGACTCGACGTCGGGCAGGCGGCGGTCGGCGGCATCGCCATCGTACTGCTCGCGATGATGCTCGACCGGATCACGCAGAAGCTCGCGCAGCCGCGGCCCGGCACGCGTTCGACGTTGCTGTCGACGATTGCGCGGCTGTTTGTCGGTGGGCGTGGGACGCCGGGGGCGGCACATCCGCACGATCCGAAGGAAGCGGTGTAA
- the proX gene encoding glycine betaine/L-proline ABC transporter substrate-binding protein ProX: MGICALLVSASIASAAQPMPGKGKTIRYAQGDSLGGNYVAVQIMTKGLQMLGYDVRLSTMSTTLFFQAAAQGDADLATDVNFPQREPGFHAVEKQAEIVGTGMIVGGGVNGYLIDRKTALAYNITNLEQMKDPKIAGLFGKDGKAELISCDPGWSCGDVVDYQLDKFGLKQTVHAVRGKYEALMVDAVARVKSGKPAFFYAWSPSWATNDLMPGRDVVWLPTPADALPPNVTNKGSALIANVTGCAGGANPCRMAMSSWNWGAVANRQFIGANPAVRSLVEQVKFPVATWSQWESAISKNGGSPALISKLANEWLAANPTQLDQWVATASTAH; the protein is encoded by the coding sequence ATGGGCATCTGCGCGCTGCTCGTATCGGCAAGCATCGCATCCGCCGCGCAGCCCATGCCCGGCAAGGGCAAGACCATTCGCTACGCGCAGGGCGATAGCCTCGGCGGCAACTACGTGGCCGTGCAGATCATGACCAAGGGGTTGCAGATGCTCGGCTACGACGTGCGGTTGAGCACGATGTCCACGACGCTGTTCTTCCAGGCCGCCGCGCAGGGCGACGCCGATCTCGCGACCGACGTGAACTTCCCGCAGCGCGAACCGGGCTTTCATGCGGTCGAGAAGCAGGCGGAGATCGTCGGGACCGGGATGATCGTCGGCGGCGGCGTGAACGGCTATCTGATCGACCGCAAGACCGCGCTCGCGTACAACATCACGAACCTCGAACAGATGAAGGACCCGAAGATCGCCGGACTCTTCGGTAAGGACGGCAAGGCGGAACTGATCAGCTGCGATCCGGGCTGGAGTTGCGGCGACGTCGTCGACTATCAACTCGACAAGTTCGGTCTGAAGCAGACCGTGCACGCGGTGCGCGGCAAGTACGAAGCGTTGATGGTCGACGCGGTGGCACGCGTGAAGTCCGGCAAGCCCGCGTTCTTCTATGCGTGGAGTCCGTCGTGGGCGACCAACGATCTGATGCCTGGCCGCGACGTCGTGTGGCTGCCGACACCCGCGGATGCGCTGCCGCCGAACGTGACGAACAAGGGCTCTGCGCTCATTGCCAACGTGACGGGTTGCGCGGGTGGCGCGAACCCGTGCCGGATGGCGATGTCGTCGTGGAACTGGGGGGCGGTCGCGAACCGGCAGTTCATCGGGGCGAATCCGGCAGTCCGCTCGCTCGTCGAGCAGGTGAAGTTTCCGGTCGCCACGTGGTCGCAATGGGAATCGGCGATCAGCAAGAACGGCGGATCGCCTGCGCTGATCTCGAAGCTCGCGAACGAATGGCTTGCCGCTAACCCGACCCAACTGGATCAATGGGTCGCGACGGCAAGCACGGCGCACTGA
- a CDS encoding Lrp/AsnC family transcriptional regulator, protein MRFDRYDIAILRLLARDGRMTKSRLAEEVNLSVSPAWERVRRLEAHGVIRGYRADVDWLQAFKGSRIVVEVTLARHTAHEMRRFEARVAAAPEVVQCLATGGGVDYVMQVVARDIDHYQRFIDGLLMDELGIERYFTYIVTKVVKSVPDGPPAWAGDTHDGAA, encoded by the coding sequence TTGCGCTTCGACCGCTACGACATCGCAATTCTGCGGCTGCTCGCGCGCGACGGCCGGATGACGAAGTCGCGCCTGGCCGAAGAGGTGAACCTGTCGGTGTCGCCTGCGTGGGAGCGCGTGCGGCGGCTCGAGGCGCACGGCGTGATTCGCGGCTATCGTGCGGACGTCGACTGGTTGCAGGCGTTCAAGGGCAGCCGGATCGTCGTCGAGGTGACGCTCGCGCGGCACACGGCGCACGAGATGCGGCGTTTTGAAGCGCGCGTCGCGGCGGCGCCCGAGGTCGTGCAGTGTCTCGCGACGGGCGGCGGCGTCGACTATGTGATGCAGGTCGTCGCGCGCGACATCGATCACTATCAGCGCTTTATCGACGGGCTGCTGATGGATGAGCTGGGCATCGAGCGCTACTTCACGTACATCGTCACGAAGGTCGTGAAGAGCGTGCCGGATGGGCCGCCTGCATGGGCCGGCGATACACACGATGGTGCTGCTTAG